The DNA window CCATTGTCCCCAGGATGCTAGTGAACTTCCTCTCAGAGAAGACCATCTCCTATGCGGGGTGTCTGACacagatatatttcatttatgCTCTGGGCAACACTGACAGTTGCCTTCTGGCAGTCATGGCCTTTGACCGCTACATGGCCATCTGTGACCCCTTCCACTATGTCACCACCATGAACCACCGCTGCTGTGTCCTGCTGGTGGCCTTTTCCTGCTCACTTCCTCACCTCCACTCACTCCTACACACACTGCTACTGAATCGCCTCATCTTCTGTGACTCCAATGTTATCCATCACTTCCTCTGTGACCTCAGTCCGCTGATGAAATTGTCATGCTCCCCCACTTTTGTCAATGAAATCGTGATAATGTCCGAAGGTTCTGTTGTTTTGGTGACCCCCTTTCTGTGCATTACTTTCTCTTACCTACGAATCCTCATTGCAGTTCTCAAGATCCCCTCAGCTGCTGGGAAACAcaaagccttctccacctgtggcTCTCACCTCACTGTAGTAACACTCTTTTATGGAAGCATCTTCTATGTCTATTTACAGCCCCTGTCCACCTACACTGCCAAGGACCACAAAGCAACACTTGTCTACACAGTTCTTACCTCCATGCTAAACCCTTTTATCTACAGTCTGAGAAACAAAGACCTGAAACAGGGTCTGAGGAAGCTGATGGGCAGGAGGAAGTCCCAGGCAGCACCCTCTTGACAAATGTAATCTGCTCCATTCAAATCTGGTCTCTACTAGGTCTTGGTGAACAACTGAACTGTGGGAAGTTAGCTTTTTTTAAGCCATGTGAGACAAGGCTCATGTCCATTGATGACAGCTGACC is part of the Ailuropoda melanoleuca isolate Jingjing unplaced genomic scaffold, ASM200744v2 unplaced-scaffold9272, whole genome shotgun sequence genome and encodes:
- the LOC100483921 gene encoding olfactory receptor 1L8, translating into MARVNQTSPVSEFILVGLSSRPEDQKPLFILFLTMYLVTITGNLLIILAIRSDPQLQTPMYFFLSFLSFTDICFTTTIVPRMLVNFLSEKTISYAGCLTQIYFIYALGNTDSCLLAVMAFDRYMAICDPFHYVTTMNHRCCVLLVAFSCSLPHLHSLLHTLLLNRLIFCDSNVIHHFLCDLSPLMKLSCSPTFVNEIVIMSEGSVVLVTPFLCITFSYLRILIAVLKIPSAAGKHKAFSTCGSHLTVVTLFYGSIFYVYLQPLSTYTAKDHKATLVYTVLTSMLNPFIYSLRNKDLKQGLRKLMGRRKSQAAPS